One window from the genome of Strix uralensis isolate ZFMK-TIS-50842 chromosome 22, bStrUra1, whole genome shotgun sequence encodes:
- the DHX8 gene encoding ATP-dependent RNA helicase DHX8 isoform X3, which produces MRKWRRGARPGGIMAELVAAEELAKLEYLSLVSKVCTELDNHLGINDKDLAEFVISLAEKNTTFDTFKAVLLKNGAEFTDSLISNLLRLIQTMRPPPKPSTSKETVVKPKSEKEKLKELFPALCRPDNPNIRNMLDEDDVKVAADALKELEALMPSADRQGRQRSSDHRKRWEGLVHISELRREGRVANVADVVSKGQRVKVKVLSFTGSKTSLSMKDVDQDTGEDLNPNRRRNLVGETNEETSMRNPDRPSHLSLVNAPEVEDDSLERKRLTRISDPEKWEIKQMIAANVLSKEEFPDFDEETGILPKVDDEEDEDLEIELVEEEPPFLRGHTKQSMDMSPIKIVKNPDGSLSQAAMMQSALAKERRELKQAQREAEMDSIPMGLNTHWVDPLPDVDGRQIAANMRGIGMMPNDIPEWKKHAFGGNKASYGKKTQLSIIEQRESLPIFRLKEQLIQAVHDNQILIVIGETGSGKTTQITQYLAEAGYTSRGKIGCTQPRRVAAMSVAKRVSEEFGCCLGQEVGYTIRFEDCTSPETVIKYMTDGMLLRECLIDPDLTQYAIIMLDEAHERTIHTDVLFGLLKKTVQKRQDMKLIVTSATLDAVKFSQYFYEAPIFTIPGRTYPVEILYTKEPETDYLDASLITVMQIHLTEPPGDILVFLTGQEEIDTACEILYERMKSLGPDVPELIILPVYSALPSEMQTRIFDPAPPGSRKVVIATNIAETSLTIDGIYYVVDPGFVKQKVYNSKTGIDQLVVTPISQAQAKQRAGRAGRTGPGKCYRLYTERAYRDEMLTTNVPEIQRTNLASTVLSLKAMGINDLLSFDFMDAPPMETLITAMEQLYTLGALDDEGLLTRLGRRMAEFPLEPMLCKMLIMSVHLGCSEEMLTIVSMLSVQNVFYRPKDKQALADQKKAKFHQTEGDHLTLLAVYNSWKNNKFSNPWCYENFIQARSLRRAQDIRKQMLGIMDRHKLDVVSCGKATVRVQKAICSGFFRNAAKKDPQEGYRTLIDQQVVYIHPSSALFNRQPEWVVYHELVLTTKEYMREVTTIDPRWLVEFAPAFFKVSDPTKLSKQKKQQRLEPLYNRYEEPNAWRISRAFRRR; this is translated from the exons ATGCGGAAGTGGCGTCGGGGCGCGCGGCCGGGCGGGATCATGGCGGAGCTGGTGGCGGCGGAGGAGCTGGCGAAGCTCGAGTACCTGTCGCTCGTCTCCAAGGTCTGCACCGAGCTGGACAATCACCTGGGCATCAACGACAAGGACCTGG CCGAGTTTGTGATAAGTCTTGCTGAGAAAAATACTACATTTGACACATTTAAAGCAGTTCTTCTAAAGAATGGTGCCGAGTTCACT GATTCCCTTATTAGTAATTTGTTACGGCTCATACAGACAATGCGGCCTCCACCGAAACCATCTACGAGCAAAG AGACAGTTGTCAAACCCAAATCAGAGAAGGAAAAGTTGAAGGAATTGTTTCCAGCCCTTTGCAGGCCAGACAATCCCAACATCAGG AACATGCTGGATGAAGATGATGTGAAAGTTGCAGCTGATGCCCTGAAGGAACTCGAAGCTCTGATGCCTAGTGCAGACAgacagggcaggcagaggagcagcgACCACCG GAAGCGTTGGGAGGGCTTGGTCCACATCTCAGAGCTTCGAAGAGAAGGACGGGTTGCCAATGTCGCCGATGTTGTGAGCAAAGGACAAAGAGTAAAAGTCAAAGTGTTATCCTTTACTGGATCCAAAACCAGCCTGAGCATGAAG GATGTTGATCAAGACACTGGGGAAGACTTGAACCCAAACCGGAGGAGAAACCTGGTTGGAGAAACCAATGAAGAAACCTCTATGAGAAACCCGGACAGACCCAGTCACCTGTCCCTGGTGAACGCCCCGGAGGTGGAGGATGATAGCCTTGAACGGAAACGCCTCACCCGAATTTCAGACCCGgagaaatgggaaataaaacag ATGATTGCAGCTAATGTGCTTTCCAAGGAAGAGTTTCCTGATTTTGATGAGGAGACTGGGATTCTTCCTAAAGTTGATGATGAAGAAG ATGAGGACCTTGAGATTGAGTTAGTTGAAGAAGAGCCACCGTTCCTTCGAGGTCATACTAAACAGAGCATGGATATGAGTCCCATCAAAATAGTAAAG aaTCCAGACGGGTCCTTGTCCCAGGCTGCAATGATGCAGAGTGCTTTAGCTAAAGAGAGACGAGAACTTAAACAAGCCCAGAGAGAAGCGGAGATGGATTCTATCCCCATGGGACTCAACACACACTGGGTGGATCCCCTCCCTGATG TGGATGGAAGACAAATAGCTGCAAACATGCGAGGTATTGGGATGATGCCCAATGATATCCCAGAGTGGAAGAAACATGCATTTGGTGGCAACAAAGCTTCTTATGGTAAGAAGACCCAGCTTTCCATCATTGAGCAAAGAGAGAGTCTCCCAATCTTCAGACTGAAGGAGCAGCTGATACAA GCTGTGCATGACAACCAGATTCTGATTGTTATCGGAGAGACAGGATCTGGGAAAACAACACAGATCACCCAATACCTGGCTGAGGCGGGGTATACATCAAGAGGAAAGATTGGGTGTACTCAGCCCCGCAGAGTGGCCGCAATGTCTGTTGCAAAGAGGGTGTCAGAGGAATTTGGTTGCTGCTTGGGACAAGAG GTTGGCTACACTATTCGATTTGAAGACTGCACGAGCCCTGAGACTGTTATCAAGTACATGACAGATGGTATGTTACTGAGGGAGTGCCTGATCGATCCTGATCTGACCCAGTATGCCATTATTATGCTGGATGAAGCCCATGAGAGGACCATACATACAGATGTGCTCTTTGGACTCCTGAAGAAG aCAGTGCAGAAACGGCAGGATATGAAGTTGATAGTGACGTCAGCAACACTGGATGCTGTGaaattttctcagtatttctATGAAGCGCCGATCTTCACAATTCCTGGCAGAACATATCCAGTAGAAATTCTGTACACAAAAGAGCCAGAGACAGATTATTTGGATGCCAGTCTGATTACAGTAATGCAGATCCACTTAACAGAGCCACCAG GTGACATTTTGGTATTTCTAACTGGTCAGGAAGAGATTGACACTGCCTGTGAAATCCTCTATGAGAGGATGAAATCTCTAGGACCTGATGTTCCAGAGTTAATTATCCTACCGGTATATTCAGCTTTACCCAGTGAAATGCAAACCAGGATCTTTGACCCAGCCCCACCAGGAAGCAGAAAG GTTGTCATCGCCACTAACATTGCTGAGACATCTTTGACTATTGATGGAATATATTATGTAGTGGATCCTGGCTTTGTGAAGCAGAAAGTTTATAACTCCAAGACTGGAATTGACCAGCTGGTTGTTACGCCGATTTCACAG GCTCAAGCAAAGCAGCgagcaggaagggctgggagaACAGGACCAGGAAAATGCTATAGATTATATACAGAGCGTGCTTATCGAGATGAAATGCTAACCACCAATGTGCCTGAAATCCAGAGAACAAATTTGGCCAGTACAGTACTTTCCCTGAAG GCTATGGGCATCAATGATTTGCTCTCCTTTGACTTTATGGATGCTCCCCCAATGGAAACTCTCATAACTGCCATGGAGCAGCTGTACACCCTGGGAGCTCTGGATGACGAGGGACTGCTCACTCGACTTGGGCGCAGG ATGGCAGAATTCCCCTTGGAGCCTATGTTGTGTAAGATGTTGATCATGTCTGTACATCTGGGGTGCAGTGAGGAAATGTTGACCATAGTCTCCATGCTGTCTGTGCAGAACGTCTTCTACAGGCCAAAG GATAAACAAGCACTTGCTGATCAAAAGAAAGCCAAGTTCCATCAGACAGAAGGTGACCACCTCACTCTGCTGGCTGTGTACAATTCCTGGAAGAATAATAAGTTTTCAAATCCTTGGTGCTATGAAAACTTTATCCAGGCCAGATCCTTACGCAGGGCACAGGACATCCGCAAGCAGATGTTGGGCATTATGGACAG GCACAAGCTGGATGTGGTATCCTGTGGGAAGGCAACAGTTCGAGTCCAGAAGGCCATCTGCAGTGGCTTCTTCCGAAATGCGGCAAAGAAGGATCCCCAGGAAGGTTATCGGACGCTCATTGATCAACAAGTAGTCTATATCCACCCGTCCAGTGCTCTCTTCAACAGGCAGCCAGAGTG GGTGGTGTATCATGAACTGGTGCTGACCACTAAGGAATATATGCGTGAAGTGACGACTATTGATCCTCGCTGGCTGGTGGAATTTGCACCAGCTTTCTTTAAGGTTTCTGATCCAACCAAGctgagcaaacagaaaaagcaacagcGGCTGGAGCCCCTGTACAATCGCTACGAGGAGCCCAATGCTTGGAGGATATCACGCGCGTTCAGACGGCGATGA
- the DHX8 gene encoding ATP-dependent RNA helicase DHX8 isoform X2, protein MRPPPKPSTSKETVVKPKSEKEKLKELFPALCRPDNPNIRNMLDEDDVKVAADALKELEALMPSADRQGRQRSSDHRAKKKRKSRSRSRDRKRRRRSRSRSRSRTWDRNRGKSRYRSRSRSQSPSRDRKDREKYVEKSNERWRDKHIDRPPPEEPSIGDIYNGKVTSIMQFGCFVQLEGLRKRWEGLVHISELRREGRVANVADVVSKGQRVKVKVLSFTGSKTSLSMKDVDQDTGEDLNPNRRRNLVGETNEETSMRNPDRPSHLSLVNAPEVEDDSLERKRLTRISDPEKWEIKQMIAANVLSKEEFPDFDEETGILPKVDDEEDEDLEIELVEEEPPFLRGHTKQSMDMSPIKIVKNPDGSLSQAAMMQSALAKERRELKQAQREAEMDSIPMGLNTHWVDPLPDVDGRQIAANMRGIGMMPNDIPEWKKHAFGGNKASYGKKTQLSIIEQRESLPIFRLKEQLIQAVHDNQILIVIGETGSGKTTQITQYLAEAGYTSRGKIGCTQPRRVAAMSVAKRVSEEFGCCLGQEVGYTIRFEDCTSPETVIKYMTDGMLLRECLIDPDLTQYAIIMLDEAHERTIHTDVLFGLLKKTVQKRQDMKLIVTSATLDAVKFSQYFYEAPIFTIPGRTYPVEILYTKEPETDYLDASLITVMQIHLTEPPGDILVFLTGQEEIDTACEILYERMKSLGPDVPELIILPVYSALPSEMQTRIFDPAPPGSRKVVIATNIAETSLTIDGIYYVVDPGFVKQKVYNSKTGIDQLVVTPISQAQAKQRAGRAGRTGPGKCYRLYTERAYRDEMLTTNVPEIQRTNLASTVLSLKAMGINDLLSFDFMDAPPMETLITAMEQLYTLGALDDEGLLTRLGRRMAEFPLEPMLCKMLIMSVHLGCSEEMLTIVSMLSVQNVFYRPKDKQALADQKKAKFHQTEGDHLTLLAVYNSWKNNKFSNPWCYENFIQARSLRRAQDIRKQMLGIMDRHKLDVVSCGKATVRVQKAICSGFFRNAAKKDPQEGYRTLIDQQVVYIHPSSALFNRQPEWVVYHELVLTTKEYMREVTTIDPRWLVEFAPAFFKVSDPTKLSKQKKQQRLEPLYNRYEEPNAWRISRAFRRR, encoded by the exons ATGCGGCCTCCACCGAAACCATCTACGAGCAAAG AGACAGTTGTCAAACCCAAATCAGAGAAGGAAAAGTTGAAGGAATTGTTTCCAGCCCTTTGCAGGCCAGACAATCCCAACATCAGG AACATGCTGGATGAAGATGATGTGAAAGTTGCAGCTGATGCCCTGAAGGAACTCGAAGCTCTGATGCCTAGTGCAGACAgacagggcaggcagaggagcagcgACCACCG ggcaaagaaaaagaggaagagccGGAGTCGTAGCAGGGACAGGAAGCGAAGGCGCAGATCTCGCTCTAGGTCTCGCTCTAGGACTTGGGATAGGAACAGGGGAAAATCCAGATACCGGTCAAGGAGCAGAAGTCAGAGTCCCAGTAGGGACCGTAAGGATCGAGAGAAGTACGTGGAGAAGAGCAACGAGAGGTGGAGAGACAAGCACATTGACCGCCCACCGCCTGAGGAGCCTTCCATTGGAGACATTTACAATGGCAAGGTCACAAGTATAATGCAGTTTGGATGCTTTGTGCAGCTGGAAGGACTAAG GAAGCGTTGGGAGGGCTTGGTCCACATCTCAGAGCTTCGAAGAGAAGGACGGGTTGCCAATGTCGCCGATGTTGTGAGCAAAGGACAAAGAGTAAAAGTCAAAGTGTTATCCTTTACTGGATCCAAAACCAGCCTGAGCATGAAG GATGTTGATCAAGACACTGGGGAAGACTTGAACCCAAACCGGAGGAGAAACCTGGTTGGAGAAACCAATGAAGAAACCTCTATGAGAAACCCGGACAGACCCAGTCACCTGTCCCTGGTGAACGCCCCGGAGGTGGAGGATGATAGCCTTGAACGGAAACGCCTCACCCGAATTTCAGACCCGgagaaatgggaaataaaacag ATGATTGCAGCTAATGTGCTTTCCAAGGAAGAGTTTCCTGATTTTGATGAGGAGACTGGGATTCTTCCTAAAGTTGATGATGAAGAAG ATGAGGACCTTGAGATTGAGTTAGTTGAAGAAGAGCCACCGTTCCTTCGAGGTCATACTAAACAGAGCATGGATATGAGTCCCATCAAAATAGTAAAG aaTCCAGACGGGTCCTTGTCCCAGGCTGCAATGATGCAGAGTGCTTTAGCTAAAGAGAGACGAGAACTTAAACAAGCCCAGAGAGAAGCGGAGATGGATTCTATCCCCATGGGACTCAACACACACTGGGTGGATCCCCTCCCTGATG TGGATGGAAGACAAATAGCTGCAAACATGCGAGGTATTGGGATGATGCCCAATGATATCCCAGAGTGGAAGAAACATGCATTTGGTGGCAACAAAGCTTCTTATGGTAAGAAGACCCAGCTTTCCATCATTGAGCAAAGAGAGAGTCTCCCAATCTTCAGACTGAAGGAGCAGCTGATACAA GCTGTGCATGACAACCAGATTCTGATTGTTATCGGAGAGACAGGATCTGGGAAAACAACACAGATCACCCAATACCTGGCTGAGGCGGGGTATACATCAAGAGGAAAGATTGGGTGTACTCAGCCCCGCAGAGTGGCCGCAATGTCTGTTGCAAAGAGGGTGTCAGAGGAATTTGGTTGCTGCTTGGGACAAGAG GTTGGCTACACTATTCGATTTGAAGACTGCACGAGCCCTGAGACTGTTATCAAGTACATGACAGATGGTATGTTACTGAGGGAGTGCCTGATCGATCCTGATCTGACCCAGTATGCCATTATTATGCTGGATGAAGCCCATGAGAGGACCATACATACAGATGTGCTCTTTGGACTCCTGAAGAAG aCAGTGCAGAAACGGCAGGATATGAAGTTGATAGTGACGTCAGCAACACTGGATGCTGTGaaattttctcagtatttctATGAAGCGCCGATCTTCACAATTCCTGGCAGAACATATCCAGTAGAAATTCTGTACACAAAAGAGCCAGAGACAGATTATTTGGATGCCAGTCTGATTACAGTAATGCAGATCCACTTAACAGAGCCACCAG GTGACATTTTGGTATTTCTAACTGGTCAGGAAGAGATTGACACTGCCTGTGAAATCCTCTATGAGAGGATGAAATCTCTAGGACCTGATGTTCCAGAGTTAATTATCCTACCGGTATATTCAGCTTTACCCAGTGAAATGCAAACCAGGATCTTTGACCCAGCCCCACCAGGAAGCAGAAAG GTTGTCATCGCCACTAACATTGCTGAGACATCTTTGACTATTGATGGAATATATTATGTAGTGGATCCTGGCTTTGTGAAGCAGAAAGTTTATAACTCCAAGACTGGAATTGACCAGCTGGTTGTTACGCCGATTTCACAG GCTCAAGCAAAGCAGCgagcaggaagggctgggagaACAGGACCAGGAAAATGCTATAGATTATATACAGAGCGTGCTTATCGAGATGAAATGCTAACCACCAATGTGCCTGAAATCCAGAGAACAAATTTGGCCAGTACAGTACTTTCCCTGAAG GCTATGGGCATCAATGATTTGCTCTCCTTTGACTTTATGGATGCTCCCCCAATGGAAACTCTCATAACTGCCATGGAGCAGCTGTACACCCTGGGAGCTCTGGATGACGAGGGACTGCTCACTCGACTTGGGCGCAGG ATGGCAGAATTCCCCTTGGAGCCTATGTTGTGTAAGATGTTGATCATGTCTGTACATCTGGGGTGCAGTGAGGAAATGTTGACCATAGTCTCCATGCTGTCTGTGCAGAACGTCTTCTACAGGCCAAAG GATAAACAAGCACTTGCTGATCAAAAGAAAGCCAAGTTCCATCAGACAGAAGGTGACCACCTCACTCTGCTGGCTGTGTACAATTCCTGGAAGAATAATAAGTTTTCAAATCCTTGGTGCTATGAAAACTTTATCCAGGCCAGATCCTTACGCAGGGCACAGGACATCCGCAAGCAGATGTTGGGCATTATGGACAG GCACAAGCTGGATGTGGTATCCTGTGGGAAGGCAACAGTTCGAGTCCAGAAGGCCATCTGCAGTGGCTTCTTCCGAAATGCGGCAAAGAAGGATCCCCAGGAAGGTTATCGGACGCTCATTGATCAACAAGTAGTCTATATCCACCCGTCCAGTGCTCTCTTCAACAGGCAGCCAGAGTG GGTGGTGTATCATGAACTGGTGCTGACCACTAAGGAATATATGCGTGAAGTGACGACTATTGATCCTCGCTGGCTGGTGGAATTTGCACCAGCTTTCTTTAAGGTTTCTGATCCAACCAAGctgagcaaacagaaaaagcaacagcGGCTGGAGCCCCTGTACAATCGCTACGAGGAGCCCAATGCTTGGAGGATATCACGCGCGTTCAGACGGCGATGA
- the DHX8 gene encoding ATP-dependent RNA helicase DHX8 isoform X1 — translation MRKWRRGARPGGIMAELVAAEELAKLEYLSLVSKVCTELDNHLGINDKDLAEFVISLAEKNTTFDTFKAVLLKNGAEFTDSLISNLLRLIQTMRPPPKPSTSKETVVKPKSEKEKLKELFPALCRPDNPNIRNMLDEDDVKVAADALKELEALMPSADRQGRQRSSDHRAKKKRKSRSRSRDRKRRRRSRSRSRSRTWDRNRGKSRYRSRSRSQSPSRDRKDREKYVEKSNERWRDKHIDRPPPEEPSIGDIYNGKVTSIMQFGCFVQLEGLRKRWEGLVHISELRREGRVANVADVVSKGQRVKVKVLSFTGSKTSLSMKDVDQDTGEDLNPNRRRNLVGETNEETSMRNPDRPSHLSLVNAPEVEDDSLERKRLTRISDPEKWEIKQMIAANVLSKEEFPDFDEETGILPKVDDEEDEDLEIELVEEEPPFLRGHTKQSMDMSPIKIVKNPDGSLSQAAMMQSALAKERRELKQAQREAEMDSIPMGLNTHWVDPLPDVDGRQIAANMRGIGMMPNDIPEWKKHAFGGNKASYGKKTQLSIIEQRESLPIFRLKEQLIQAVHDNQILIVIGETGSGKTTQITQYLAEAGYTSRGKIGCTQPRRVAAMSVAKRVSEEFGCCLGQEVGYTIRFEDCTSPETVIKYMTDGMLLRECLIDPDLTQYAIIMLDEAHERTIHTDVLFGLLKKTVQKRQDMKLIVTSATLDAVKFSQYFYEAPIFTIPGRTYPVEILYTKEPETDYLDASLITVMQIHLTEPPGDILVFLTGQEEIDTACEILYERMKSLGPDVPELIILPVYSALPSEMQTRIFDPAPPGSRKVVIATNIAETSLTIDGIYYVVDPGFVKQKVYNSKTGIDQLVVTPISQAQAKQRAGRAGRTGPGKCYRLYTERAYRDEMLTTNVPEIQRTNLASTVLSLKAMGINDLLSFDFMDAPPMETLITAMEQLYTLGALDDEGLLTRLGRRMAEFPLEPMLCKMLIMSVHLGCSEEMLTIVSMLSVQNVFYRPKDKQALADQKKAKFHQTEGDHLTLLAVYNSWKNNKFSNPWCYENFIQARSLRRAQDIRKQMLGIMDRHKLDVVSCGKATVRVQKAICSGFFRNAAKKDPQEGYRTLIDQQVVYIHPSSALFNRQPEWVVYHELVLTTKEYMREVTTIDPRWLVEFAPAFFKVSDPTKLSKQKKQQRLEPLYNRYEEPNAWRISRAFRRR, via the exons ATGCGGAAGTGGCGTCGGGGCGCGCGGCCGGGCGGGATCATGGCGGAGCTGGTGGCGGCGGAGGAGCTGGCGAAGCTCGAGTACCTGTCGCTCGTCTCCAAGGTCTGCACCGAGCTGGACAATCACCTGGGCATCAACGACAAGGACCTGG CCGAGTTTGTGATAAGTCTTGCTGAGAAAAATACTACATTTGACACATTTAAAGCAGTTCTTCTAAAGAATGGTGCCGAGTTCACT GATTCCCTTATTAGTAATTTGTTACGGCTCATACAGACAATGCGGCCTCCACCGAAACCATCTACGAGCAAAG AGACAGTTGTCAAACCCAAATCAGAGAAGGAAAAGTTGAAGGAATTGTTTCCAGCCCTTTGCAGGCCAGACAATCCCAACATCAGG AACATGCTGGATGAAGATGATGTGAAAGTTGCAGCTGATGCCCTGAAGGAACTCGAAGCTCTGATGCCTAGTGCAGACAgacagggcaggcagaggagcagcgACCACCG ggcaaagaaaaagaggaagagccGGAGTCGTAGCAGGGACAGGAAGCGAAGGCGCAGATCTCGCTCTAGGTCTCGCTCTAGGACTTGGGATAGGAACAGGGGAAAATCCAGATACCGGTCAAGGAGCAGAAGTCAGAGTCCCAGTAGGGACCGTAAGGATCGAGAGAAGTACGTGGAGAAGAGCAACGAGAGGTGGAGAGACAAGCACATTGACCGCCCACCGCCTGAGGAGCCTTCCATTGGAGACATTTACAATGGCAAGGTCACAAGTATAATGCAGTTTGGATGCTTTGTGCAGCTGGAAGGACTAAG GAAGCGTTGGGAGGGCTTGGTCCACATCTCAGAGCTTCGAAGAGAAGGACGGGTTGCCAATGTCGCCGATGTTGTGAGCAAAGGACAAAGAGTAAAAGTCAAAGTGTTATCCTTTACTGGATCCAAAACCAGCCTGAGCATGAAG GATGTTGATCAAGACACTGGGGAAGACTTGAACCCAAACCGGAGGAGAAACCTGGTTGGAGAAACCAATGAAGAAACCTCTATGAGAAACCCGGACAGACCCAGTCACCTGTCCCTGGTGAACGCCCCGGAGGTGGAGGATGATAGCCTTGAACGGAAACGCCTCACCCGAATTTCAGACCCGgagaaatgggaaataaaacag ATGATTGCAGCTAATGTGCTTTCCAAGGAAGAGTTTCCTGATTTTGATGAGGAGACTGGGATTCTTCCTAAAGTTGATGATGAAGAAG ATGAGGACCTTGAGATTGAGTTAGTTGAAGAAGAGCCACCGTTCCTTCGAGGTCATACTAAACAGAGCATGGATATGAGTCCCATCAAAATAGTAAAG aaTCCAGACGGGTCCTTGTCCCAGGCTGCAATGATGCAGAGTGCTTTAGCTAAAGAGAGACGAGAACTTAAACAAGCCCAGAGAGAAGCGGAGATGGATTCTATCCCCATGGGACTCAACACACACTGGGTGGATCCCCTCCCTGATG TGGATGGAAGACAAATAGCTGCAAACATGCGAGGTATTGGGATGATGCCCAATGATATCCCAGAGTGGAAGAAACATGCATTTGGTGGCAACAAAGCTTCTTATGGTAAGAAGACCCAGCTTTCCATCATTGAGCAAAGAGAGAGTCTCCCAATCTTCAGACTGAAGGAGCAGCTGATACAA GCTGTGCATGACAACCAGATTCTGATTGTTATCGGAGAGACAGGATCTGGGAAAACAACACAGATCACCCAATACCTGGCTGAGGCGGGGTATACATCAAGAGGAAAGATTGGGTGTACTCAGCCCCGCAGAGTGGCCGCAATGTCTGTTGCAAAGAGGGTGTCAGAGGAATTTGGTTGCTGCTTGGGACAAGAG GTTGGCTACACTATTCGATTTGAAGACTGCACGAGCCCTGAGACTGTTATCAAGTACATGACAGATGGTATGTTACTGAGGGAGTGCCTGATCGATCCTGATCTGACCCAGTATGCCATTATTATGCTGGATGAAGCCCATGAGAGGACCATACATACAGATGTGCTCTTTGGACTCCTGAAGAAG aCAGTGCAGAAACGGCAGGATATGAAGTTGATAGTGACGTCAGCAACACTGGATGCTGTGaaattttctcagtatttctATGAAGCGCCGATCTTCACAATTCCTGGCAGAACATATCCAGTAGAAATTCTGTACACAAAAGAGCCAGAGACAGATTATTTGGATGCCAGTCTGATTACAGTAATGCAGATCCACTTAACAGAGCCACCAG GTGACATTTTGGTATTTCTAACTGGTCAGGAAGAGATTGACACTGCCTGTGAAATCCTCTATGAGAGGATGAAATCTCTAGGACCTGATGTTCCAGAGTTAATTATCCTACCGGTATATTCAGCTTTACCCAGTGAAATGCAAACCAGGATCTTTGACCCAGCCCCACCAGGAAGCAGAAAG GTTGTCATCGCCACTAACATTGCTGAGACATCTTTGACTATTGATGGAATATATTATGTAGTGGATCCTGGCTTTGTGAAGCAGAAAGTTTATAACTCCAAGACTGGAATTGACCAGCTGGTTGTTACGCCGATTTCACAG GCTCAAGCAAAGCAGCgagcaggaagggctgggagaACAGGACCAGGAAAATGCTATAGATTATATACAGAGCGTGCTTATCGAGATGAAATGCTAACCACCAATGTGCCTGAAATCCAGAGAACAAATTTGGCCAGTACAGTACTTTCCCTGAAG GCTATGGGCATCAATGATTTGCTCTCCTTTGACTTTATGGATGCTCCCCCAATGGAAACTCTCATAACTGCCATGGAGCAGCTGTACACCCTGGGAGCTCTGGATGACGAGGGACTGCTCACTCGACTTGGGCGCAGG ATGGCAGAATTCCCCTTGGAGCCTATGTTGTGTAAGATGTTGATCATGTCTGTACATCTGGGGTGCAGTGAGGAAATGTTGACCATAGTCTCCATGCTGTCTGTGCAGAACGTCTTCTACAGGCCAAAG GATAAACAAGCACTTGCTGATCAAAAGAAAGCCAAGTTCCATCAGACAGAAGGTGACCACCTCACTCTGCTGGCTGTGTACAATTCCTGGAAGAATAATAAGTTTTCAAATCCTTGGTGCTATGAAAACTTTATCCAGGCCAGATCCTTACGCAGGGCACAGGACATCCGCAAGCAGATGTTGGGCATTATGGACAG GCACAAGCTGGATGTGGTATCCTGTGGGAAGGCAACAGTTCGAGTCCAGAAGGCCATCTGCAGTGGCTTCTTCCGAAATGCGGCAAAGAAGGATCCCCAGGAAGGTTATCGGACGCTCATTGATCAACAAGTAGTCTATATCCACCCGTCCAGTGCTCTCTTCAACAGGCAGCCAGAGTG GGTGGTGTATCATGAACTGGTGCTGACCACTAAGGAATATATGCGTGAAGTGACGACTATTGATCCTCGCTGGCTGGTGGAATTTGCACCAGCTTTCTTTAAGGTTTCTGATCCAACCAAGctgagcaaacagaaaaagcaacagcGGCTGGAGCCCCTGTACAATCGCTACGAGGAGCCCAATGCTTGGAGGATATCACGCGCGTTCAGACGGCGATGA